Proteins encoded in a region of the Nitrospiria bacterium genome:
- a CDS encoding cytochrome c, which translates to MRGFILLFGLFLAAMIATDAAAQGGMMHKGGMGGMMRGGGAQLPELLPEQLPDPKSEGADLTVRYCAQCHNLPSPATHSAEEWREVVNRMDGYMSGHTRPHGMMKIRRPTAEEREALFQYLQQHALRTFSGPSVPDPGSPGAERFKTVCVRCHALPDPGLHTAMEWPAVVERMRRNMKVMGKPAINDTERNEISDYLKGHARQETK; encoded by the coding sequence CAACGGACGCGGCGGCACAGGGCGGCATGATGCACAAGGGCGGCATGGGGGGAATGATGCGCGGCGGCGGGGCCCAACTTCCCGAGTTGCTTCCGGAGCAGCTCCCGGATCCCAAAAGCGAAGGGGCCGACCTGACGGTCCGCTACTGCGCGCAGTGCCACAACCTTCCCAGTCCGGCGACCCACAGCGCGGAGGAGTGGCGCGAGGTGGTCAACCGGATGGACGGGTACATGTCCGGACATACGCGCCCTCACGGGATGATGAAAATCCGCCGGCCGACCGCGGAGGAACGGGAGGCGCTGTTCCAATACCTTCAGCAGCACGCGCTGCGAACCTTCTCCGGTCCCTCCGTTCCGGACCCGGGATCACCCGGCGCCGAACGCTTCAAGACAGTCTGCGTGAGGTGCCACGCCCTTCCGGACCCGGGTCTTCACACGGCCATGGAATGGCCCGCGGTGGTGGAGCGGATGCGGCGGAACATGAAGGTGATGGGAAAACCGGCTATCAACGACACGGAGAGGAACGAGATCTCGGATTATCTGAAAGGGCACGCCCGTCAGGAAACCAAATAG